A genomic window from Oryctolagus cuniculus chromosome 12, mOryCun1.1, whole genome shotgun sequence includes:
- the HYKK gene encoding hydroxylysine kinase isoform X2, producing the protein MSSGEDSRSWALAKPAFTEAQASALVESVFGFRVSKVRPLPSYDDQNFHVCVSRSQDAADGPAEYVLKISNAEASKHPDVIDVQSRIIEFLRAAGFPTASVCRTKAGGLNSVVAVDRDSSVRSYVVRLLTYLPGRPVAELPVSSQLLYDIGRLAAKLDRTLEEFRHPGVRSLRREDFIWNLKSVPLLEQYLDALGQSRNRAIVEQVIQLFKQDVRTKLSEFRESCAGPGGSVSRPAPC; encoded by the exons ATGTCCAGCGGAGAGGATTCTCGGTCCTGGGCGCTGGCCAAGCCGGCTTTCACGGAGGCACAGGCCTCTGCCTTGGTGGAATCCGTCTTCGGGTTCCGAGTGTCGAAGGTCCGGCCCCTTCCCAGCTACGACGACCAGAACTTCCACGTGTGTGTCTCAAGAAGCCAGGACGCCGCCGACGGCCCCGCCGAGTACGTCCTGAAGATAAGCAACGCCGAGGCCAGCAAGCACCCGGACGTGATCGACGTGCAGAGCCGGATCATCGAGTTCCTGAGGGCCGCCGGCTTCCCCACCGCCTCCGTGTGCCGCACCAAGGCAGGCGGCCTGAACTCCGTCGTGGCCGTGG ACAGGGACTCCAGCGTCAGGAGCTACGTGGTGAGGCTGCTGACCTACCTGCCTGGCAGACCTGTGGCCGAGCTGCCcgtcagctcccagctgctgtatGACATCGGGAGGCTGGCGGCCAAGCTGGACAGGACCCTGGAG GAGTTCCGTCACCCCGGCGTACGTAGTCTGCGTCGCGAGGACTTCATCTGGAACCTGAAAAGCGTTCCTCTTCTGGAACAGTACCTGGACGCCCTGGGCCAGAGCCGAAACCGGGCGATCGTCGAGCAGGTCATCCAGCTGTTCAAGCAGGACGTGAGGACCAAACTCAGCGAATTTCGGGAAT CCTGCGCAGGTCCCGGCGGCTCTGTGTCccgtcccgctccctgctaa
- the HYKK gene encoding hydroxylysine kinase isoform X4, protein MSSGEDSRSWALAKPAFTEAQASALVESVFGFRVSKVRPLPSYDDQNFHVCVSRSQDAADGPAEYVLKISNAEASKHPDVIDVQSRIIEFLRAAGFPTASVCRTKAGGLNSVVAVDRDSSVRSYVVRLLTYLPGRPVAELPVSSQLLYDIGRLAAKLDRTLEEFRHPGVRSLRREDFIWNLKSVPLLEQYLDALGQSRNRAIVEQVIQLFKQDVRTKLSEFRE, encoded by the exons ATGTCCAGCGGAGAGGATTCTCGGTCCTGGGCGCTGGCCAAGCCGGCTTTCACGGAGGCACAGGCCTCTGCCTTGGTGGAATCCGTCTTCGGGTTCCGAGTGTCGAAGGTCCGGCCCCTTCCCAGCTACGACGACCAGAACTTCCACGTGTGTGTCTCAAGAAGCCAGGACGCCGCCGACGGCCCCGCCGAGTACGTCCTGAAGATAAGCAACGCCGAGGCCAGCAAGCACCCGGACGTGATCGACGTGCAGAGCCGGATCATCGAGTTCCTGAGGGCCGCCGGCTTCCCCACCGCCTCCGTGTGCCGCACCAAGGCAGGCGGCCTGAACTCCGTCGTGGCCGTGG ACAGGGACTCCAGCGTCAGGAGCTACGTGGTGAGGCTGCTGACCTACCTGCCTGGCAGACCTGTGGCCGAGCTGCCcgtcagctcccagctgctgtatGACATCGGGAGGCTGGCGGCCAAGCTGGACAGGACCCTGGAG GAGTTCCGTCACCCCGGCGTACGTAGTCTGCGTCGCGAGGACTTCATCTGGAACCTGAAAAGCGTTCCTCTTCTGGAACAGTACCTGGACGCCCTGGGCCAGAGCCGAAACCGGGCGATCGTCGAGCAGGTCATCCAGCTGTTCAAGCAGGACGTGAGGACCAAACTCAGCGAATTTCGGGAAT
- the HYKK gene encoding hydroxylysine kinase isoform X3 produces MSSGEDSRSWALAKPAFTEAQASALVESVFGFRVSKVRPLPSYDDQNFHVCVSRSQDAADGPAEYVLKISNAEASKHPDVIDVQSRIIEFLRAAGFPTASVCRTKAGGLNSVVAVDRDSSVRSYVVRLLTYLPGRPVAELPVSSQLLYDIGRLAAKLDRTLEEFRHPGVRSLRREDFIWNLKSVPLLEQYLDALGQSRNRAIVEQVIQLFKQDVRTKLSEFRELTINHVAR; encoded by the exons ATGTCCAGCGGAGAGGATTCTCGGTCCTGGGCGCTGGCCAAGCCGGCTTTCACGGAGGCACAGGCCTCTGCCTTGGTGGAATCCGTCTTCGGGTTCCGAGTGTCGAAGGTCCGGCCCCTTCCCAGCTACGACGACCAGAACTTCCACGTGTGTGTCTCAAGAAGCCAGGACGCCGCCGACGGCCCCGCCGAGTACGTCCTGAAGATAAGCAACGCCGAGGCCAGCAAGCACCCGGACGTGATCGACGTGCAGAGCCGGATCATCGAGTTCCTGAGGGCCGCCGGCTTCCCCACCGCCTCCGTGTGCCGCACCAAGGCAGGCGGCCTGAACTCCGTCGTGGCCGTGG ACAGGGACTCCAGCGTCAGGAGCTACGTGGTGAGGCTGCTGACCTACCTGCCTGGCAGACCTGTGGCCGAGCTGCCcgtcagctcccagctgctgtatGACATCGGGAGGCTGGCGGCCAAGCTGGACAGGACCCTGGAG GAGTTCCGTCACCCCGGCGTACGTAGTCTGCGTCGCGAGGACTTCATCTGGAACCTGAAAAGCGTTCCTCTTCTGGAACAGTACCTGGACGCCCTGGGCCAGAGCCGAAACCGGGCGATCGTCGAGCAGGTCATCCAGCTGTTCAAGCAGGACGTGAGGACCAAACTCAGCGAATTTCGGGAAT TGACCATCAATCATGTggcccgctaa